In Danaus plexippus chromosome 19, MEX_DaPlex, whole genome shotgun sequence, the following are encoded in one genomic region:
- the LOC133318707 gene encoding methyl-CpG-binding domain protein 2-like isoform X2: protein MFITIGKKCRSKSELVRYLGDSVNLSYFDYQQGQLNTMLLCKVKKQARAQYEYNRGFRSDASLVPPIRQTASIFKQPVTVYKTQESKVKTDLKQGTQEKPKQLFWEKRLEGLTACDANGVIGTTSLPKYIKPLGPYTSDATTIQSLATALHVSSQPITGQTGSKQTIMENPGVFLNPEQPLIAAVTITKDDLRRQEERVERARLRLQEALATA from the exons ATGTTTATTACTATAG GTAAAAAGTGTCGCAGTAAATCCGAGCTAGTACGTTATCTTGGTGATAGTGTGAACTTGTCATATTTTGACTATCAACAAGGTCAACTAAACACAATGCTCCTATGCAAGGTCAAGAAGCAAGCTCGGGCGCAGTATGAATACAACAG ggGTTTTCGTTCAGATGCCTCACTTGTGCCTCCTATAAGACAGACAGcatctatatttaaacaaccAGTAACTGTCTACAAAACACAGGAGAGCAAAGTCAAGACTGATCTGAAACAAGGAACACAAGAAAAACCGAAGCAATTATTCTGGGAAAAACGTCTCGAA GGCTTAACTGCATGTGATGCCAATGGTGTAATAGGAACCACCTCACTGCCAAAGTACATAAAACCCTTAGGCCCGTACACATCAGATGCAACAACAATACAATCACTCGCTACAGCCTTACATGTGTCATCTCAACCAATTACAG GACAAACGGGATCCAAACAAACTATCATGGAGAATCCAGgggtttttttaaatccagAGCAGCCGTTGATAGCGGCTGTGACTATAACGAAGGATGATCTGCGTCGCCAGGAGGAGAGAGTGGAGAGGGCTCGGCTGAGACTGCAGGAAGCCTTGGCCACCGCATAG
- the LOC133318707 gene encoding methyl-CpG-binding domain protein 2-like isoform X1 codes for MNISIEKKKSDCDALPKGWQREEVVRKTGLSAGKVDVYYYSPTGKKCRSKSELVRYLGDSVNLSYFDYQQGQLNTMLLCKVKKQARAQYEYNRGFRSDASLVPPIRQTASIFKQPVTVYKTQESKVKTDLKQGTQEKPKQLFWEKRLEGLTACDANGVIGTTSLPKYIKPLGPYTSDATTIQSLATALHVSSQPITGQTGSKQTIMENPGVFLNPEQPLIAAVTITKDDLRRQEERVERARLRLQEALATA; via the exons atgaatatttcaatagaaaagaaaaaatctgATTGTGATGCTTTGCCTAAAGGTTGGCAAAGAGAAGAAGTTGTGAGAAAAACCGGGCTTTCGGCTGGAAAAGTTGATGTTTATTACTATAG TCCAACAGGTAAAAAGTGTCGCAGTAAATCCGAGCTAGTACGTTATCTTGGTGATAGTGTGAACTTGTCATATTTTGACTATCAACAAGGTCAACTAAACACAATGCTCCTATGCAAGGTCAAGAAGCAAGCTCGGGCGCAGTATGAATACAACAG ggGTTTTCGTTCAGATGCCTCACTTGTGCCTCCTATAAGACAGACAGcatctatatttaaacaaccAGTAACTGTCTACAAAACACAGGAGAGCAAAGTCAAGACTGATCTGAAACAAGGAACACAAGAAAAACCGAAGCAATTATTCTGGGAAAAACGTCTCGAA GGCTTAACTGCATGTGATGCCAATGGTGTAATAGGAACCACCTCACTGCCAAAGTACATAAAACCCTTAGGCCCGTACACATCAGATGCAACAACAATACAATCACTCGCTACAGCCTTACATGTGTCATCTCAACCAATTACAG GACAAACGGGATCCAAACAAACTATCATGGAGAATCCAGgggtttttttaaatccagAGCAGCCGTTGATAGCGGCTGTGACTATAACGAAGGATGATCTGCGTCGCCAGGAGGAGAGAGTGGAGAGGGCTCGGCTGAGACTGCAGGAAGCCTTGGCCACCGCATAG
- the LOC133319376 gene encoding ubiquilin-1-like, translating into MAEGQEEPKKITITVKTPKEKQQVEIEEDADIKKLKEVLSPKFNAEPEQLCLIFAGKIMNDSDTMKQHNIKDGLTVHLVIKTPPRPEPEGGTRRPPADIGATPFGLNSLGGLAGLESLGLGQSTFMDLQARMQQELLSNPDMLRQVLDNPLVQQMMNDPENMRTLITSNPQMQDLMARNPEISHMLNNPELLRQTMELARNPAMLQELMRSHDRALSNLESIPGGYNALQRMYRDIQEPMLNVASSMAGNPFSGLVDNSDGTNPQQGAENRQPLPNPWQRGGSNASSTPNTGPGLINTPGMQSLLQQMSENPRLVQSMLSAPYTNSMLQALAADPEMASQLINQNPMFANNPQLQEQIRTMMPQMLAQLQNPEMQQMMSNPQALNALLQIQQGMEQLRAAAPSLVNNMGFGAAAATAAPPPPPTTNTPPAQARQQQNSELFTQFMQRMVSAMANNQTNTQQPPEQRYSQQLEQLAAMGFLNREANLQALIATFGDVNAAVERLLALGQLSMS; encoded by the exons ATGGCAGAAGGCCAGGAGGAACCTAAAAAGATTACAATTACTGTAAAAACACCAAAAGAAAAGCAGCAAGTTGAAATCGAAGAAGATGCAGATATCAAAAAA CTCAAAGAAGTGTTGTCCCCTAAATTTAACGCGGAGCCCGAACagctatgtttaatttttgccGGAAAAATTATGAACGATTCAGATACTATGAAGCAACATAACATCAAAGATGGGTTGACAGTTCATCTTGTTATCAAGACTCCTCCAAGACCTGAACCGGAAGGTGGAACACGGCGCCCTCCAG CTGATATTGGTGCTACACCTTTTGGACTGAACTCTCTTGGGGGTCTAGCAGGCTTAGAAAGCCTTGGTCTAGGCCAAAGCACTTTTATGGACCTGCAA GCTCGTATGCAACAAGAGCTTTTGTCGAACCCTGATATGTTACGACAAGTGCTGGATAACCCACTCGTTCAGCAAATGATGAACGATCCTGAGAATATGCGAACCCTTATTACATCCAACCCGCAGATGCAAGATTTGATGGCT AGGAACCCTGAAATTAGTCATATGTTGAACAACCCTGAACTGTTACGACAAACAATGGAATTGGCACGCAATCCTGCCATGCTTCAAGAGTTGATGAGGTCCCATGACCGAGCTTTGTCCAATTTGGAGAGTATACCTG gtgGTTACAATGCTTTGCAGCGAATGTATCGAGACATCCAAGAACCAATGTTGAATGTAGCCAGTAGCATGGCTGGAAATCCATTCTCTGGACTAGTAGACAATTCAG ATGGCACCAATCCCCAACAGGGGGCAGAGAACCGTCAGCCCCTTCCAAACCCTTGGCAGCGTGGAGGTTCTAATGCATCTAGCACACCAAACACGGGCCCAGGCCTTATCAATACACCTGGCATGCAGTCATTGCTACAACAGATGTCTGAAAATCCTCGTCTTGTACAATCAATGCTATCAGCACCATACACTAATAGTATGCTACAAGCTCTCGCTGCCGACCCGGAGATGGCATCTCAACTTATTAACCAG AATCCCATGTTTGCCAATAATCCACAACTGCAAGAACAGATTCGTACTATGATGCCACAAATGCTAGCCCAGCTGCAGAATCCAGAAATGCAACAGATGATGTCTAATCCACAG GCGCTGAATGCCCTACTTCAGATCCAGCAGGGTATGGAACAATTGCGAGCGGCGGCACCAAGTCTTGTCAATAACATGGGCTTCGGAGCAGCCGCTGCCACTGCCGCCCCACCCCCACCTCCCACTACTAACACACCGCCAGCACAAGCGAGACAACAACAGAACTCTGAGCTGTTCACACAG TTCATGCAAAGAATGGTATCGGCGATGGCCAACAACCAGACCAACACTCAGCAACCCCCGGAACAACGCTACTCACAACAGCTAGAGCAACTTGCAGCCATGGGTTTCCTCAACAGGGAGGCTAATTTACAAG CACTGATCGCAACATTTGGTGACGTGAACGCGGCAGTTGAAAGGCTACTGGCTCTGGGTCAACTGTCCATGAGCTAA
- the LOC116767952 gene encoding GPI mannosyltransferase 2 produces MYTPRQKIMWFAFSSRVFILLIQMVSNILIPDHDAKVFISPEDPALRSSKADNIVQLFVGGMKRWDAQYFIHIAQYGYTYENCLAFFPMFPLIVRYVGYILSSVLGSVINFHSTLLISSTIINILIFMKSADILHKLSIRVLRSESRAYKSVILYCVNPASIFFSAPYSESLFALMSFYTMFKCTENETLRFASIDILSALPAGFSMITRSNGVINLGFIFYASFKNVIERTLPEIAYKYRTLKHRIIIPVLLLPIFTSTVALFLTVIVAIFPFVLVQTYNYFKFCVPNDHNLPEFLTITEYLLPGTAASPWCNNSLPLSYSYIQKHYWGVGPFEYYKLKQIPNFMLALPILVLILYNCLSYLKNNMRLLLRLGLKENIFNFIYSSKMGNRQKQYSKTFGANDPVFFVYVVHVLFLSFFCLVFVHIQVTTRLLASASPVLYWICSSKINVGPTPTSDQNTINEHFRRLGIGKRIPSHHLSIANLEGVDNMYSKWKTFIVSRKMPDFQSQFIQCYFLGYLVIGTVLFSNFYPWT; encoded by the coding sequence ATGTATACTCCGCGACAAAAAATTATGTGGTTTGCATTCAGTTCAAgagtgtttattttgttaattcaaATGGtatcaaatattcttattccTGACCATGATGCAAAGGTTTTCATCAGTCCTGAAGACCCGGCCTTACGTTCGAGTAAAGCTGATAATATTGTTCAACTATTTGTAGGAGGTATGAAAAGATGGGATGCACAGTACTTCATACATATTGCCCAGTATGGATACACTTACGAAAATTGTTTGGCATTCTTTCCCATGTTTCCTTTAATTGTAAGGTATGTCGGTTACATACTAAGTAGTGTTTTAGGATCTGTAATAAACTTTCACAGTACTCTGTTAATATCTTccactataataaatatattaatatttatgaaatctgCTGACATCTTACACAAACTGAGTATTAGAGTACTTAGAAGTGAAAGTAGGGCTTATAAATCTGTAATACTTTATTGTGTAAATCCAGCGAGTATATTTTTCTCAGCACCATATTCAGAATCATTGTTTGCATTGATGTCTTTTTATACTATGTTTAAATGCACTGAAAATGAGACCCTACGTTTCGCTAGTATAGATATATTGAGTGCTCTACCGGCTGGTTTCTCTATGATAACTCGATCGAATGGTGTTATTAATTTAGGATTTATTTTCTATGCTAGTTTTAAGAATGTGATAGAAAGGACATTACCAGAAATTGCGTACAAATATAGAACTTTGAAACATAGGATAATAATTCCAGTTTTATTGCTACCAATTTTTACATCTACTGTGGCACTTTTCTTGACTGTGATAGTAGCAATTTTCCCATTTGTTTTAGTACAaacttacaattattttaagttttgtgTTCCCAATGATCACAATCTACCtgaatttttaactattacaGAATATTTACTTCCTGGGACTGCAGCAAGTCCTTGGTGTAATAATTCATTGCCACTTTCATACTcatacatacaaaaacattattggGGTGTAGGTCCATTTGAATACTATAAGCTAAAACAAATCCCAAATTTTATGCTCGCTTTACCAATTCTGGTCTTAATACTTTATAACTgcttatcttatttaaaaaacaacatgaGACTTCTTTTAAGACTTggtttgaaagaaaatatattcaattttatatattccagTAAGATGGGCAACAGGCAAAAGCAATATTCCAAAACATTTGGGGCCAATGATCctgttttctttgtatatGTAGTACATGTGCTATTTTTGTCGTTCTTTTGTTTAGTGTTTGTCCACATCCAGGTGACAACTAGGCTTCTGGCTTCTGCCAGTCCAGTTTTGTATTGGATTTGTTCAAGCAAGATTAATGTCGGTCCTACACCAACATCAGAccaaaatactataaatgaaCATTTCCGTCGTTTAGGTATCGGTAAGAGGATACCGTCGCACCATTTATCAATAGCAAATTTGGAGGGTGTTGATAATATGTATAGTAAGTGGAAAACTTTCATTGTGTCTAGAAAGATGCCAGATTTCCAATCCCAGTTCATCCAATGTTATTTTCTCGGTTATCTCGTTATTGGGACTGTATTGTTTTCCAATTTCTATCCCTGGACttga
- the LOC133318707 gene encoding methyl-CpG-binding domain protein 2-like isoform X3, whose amino-acid sequence MNISIEKKKSDCDALPKGWQREEVVRKTGLSAGKVDVYYYRGFRSDASLVPPIRQTASIFKQPVTVYKTQESKVKTDLKQGTQEKPKQLFWEKRLEGLTACDANGVIGTTSLPKYIKPLGPYTSDATTIQSLATALHVSSQPITGQTGSKQTIMENPGVFLNPEQPLIAAVTITKDDLRRQEERVERARLRLQEALATA is encoded by the exons atgaatatttcaatagaaaagaaaaaatctgATTGTGATGCTTTGCCTAAAGGTTGGCAAAGAGAAGAAGTTGTGAGAAAAACCGGGCTTTCGGCTGGAAAAGTTGATGTTTATTACTATAG ggGTTTTCGTTCAGATGCCTCACTTGTGCCTCCTATAAGACAGACAGcatctatatttaaacaaccAGTAACTGTCTACAAAACACAGGAGAGCAAAGTCAAGACTGATCTGAAACAAGGAACACAAGAAAAACCGAAGCAATTATTCTGGGAAAAACGTCTCGAA GGCTTAACTGCATGTGATGCCAATGGTGTAATAGGAACCACCTCACTGCCAAAGTACATAAAACCCTTAGGCCCGTACACATCAGATGCAACAACAATACAATCACTCGCTACAGCCTTACATGTGTCATCTCAACCAATTACAG GACAAACGGGATCCAAACAAACTATCATGGAGAATCCAGgggtttttttaaatccagAGCAGCCGTTGATAGCGGCTGTGACTATAACGAAGGATGATCTGCGTCGCCAGGAGGAGAGAGTGGAGAGGGCTCGGCTGAGACTGCAGGAAGCCTTGGCCACCGCATAG